In Leptospiraceae bacterium, a genomic segment contains:
- a CDS encoding DUF499 domain-containing protein — MNTIQHLCTPRKTVFHSSNREDVLNLRDLIENKIDTKTFFEENYITSGMEILLQNAIERFQKKSDVGLIKLTQAMGGGKTHNMIALGLLAKNPELRKNITVNSKTIEYKDDVRVVAFSGRETDAKYGIWGEIARQLGKFEELNDYYSPLQAPGEATWTKLLQDEKPLLILLDELPPYFETAASKVIGNSDLGVVTTAAIANLLVAVTKSELSNVLIVISDLKASYEGGSEKLNSAIANISKEVGRTALNLEPVKLNTDEIYHILRKKLFQTIPDIAEIKEIANAYGKEIQKAYQMEYLTRPYHEFSAHVEQSYPFHPSVKDLYARFKENSGFNQTRGLIKLLRSVVASIFSEKRKNEKIYLLSPQHFDLNDDVIYNQVVNINESLNNAISKDIAAKGNSQAEELDSGKDRKDHKDTATIIFISSLANIPNAVRGLHEYEVLLYLCEPERDITFIKNSVLSALRTNCWYLHLDREGRFLFKDTQNILAGINTRIQSYNPETNRKELRKMLKKLFNPEVGDVYQEIHELKDLTSIQLNSEKVSLLICEPKPEGGNHPDINEFYENQLFKNRVLFLTGEKSGMDSLLKQAARVKAIHEVIDDMDRESIPKTDPQYKDAFELKDKFYANFYSATRETFTLLIFPFSTGLRNADITMQFSENQYNGEEQIRSVLLEKQKFTNDIDSDTFRKKCETRLFTHQQMEWKEIKNRAATQTGWQWHKDDTLDKLKDKMLRQDKWRLQGKYLDKGPFPPPETRVIVEQVRRDEKTGACTLKLKPENGDKVYYEYNKEPTSSSSQIIDFTAFPTSEMNVYFLCIDSYGKHPQGKVEHWQNELKLKYKKIQTGGLLSVELESIPSSSEITYTLDGSNPLELGTTYSEPFKIESSCLLLAIAKKDGILSNNLSVRLDPATNQDEFEIDKTKELLWDKKYSFTETSEVFAYIDKLKKESILVSRVEIYISTENSDDWIDINYGKRSFISGEKLEKVVNALRESLNGGFSKVSLDVFHMKFKDGQSFLDWVNSEKAEYKAEEIQQ, encoded by the coding sequence ATGAATACAATCCAACACCTATGCACCCCAAGAAAAACAGTTTTTCATTCTAGTAATCGTGAAGATGTTCTAAATCTAAGAGATTTAATTGAGAACAAAATTGATACAAAAACCTTTTTTGAAGAGAATTATATAACAAGTGGCATGGAAATATTATTACAAAATGCTATAGAAAGGTTTCAAAAAAAGAGTGATGTTGGCTTAATTAAACTAACTCAGGCCATGGGTGGTGGTAAGACGCATAATATGATTGCTCTGGGTCTACTTGCTAAAAATCCGGAATTAAGAAAGAATATAACAGTTAATAGCAAAACTATAGAATATAAAGATGATGTTCGTGTTGTAGCATTTTCCGGTAGGGAAACCGATGCTAAATATGGAATCTGGGGTGAAATTGCCAGACAATTAGGGAAATTTGAAGAGCTTAATGACTATTATTCTCCCTTACAGGCTCCCGGAGAAGCAACCTGGACAAAGCTCTTACAGGATGAAAAACCACTTCTAATATTACTCGATGAGTTACCCCCCTATTTTGAAACAGCAGCATCGAAAGTAATTGGAAACTCTGATTTAGGAGTAGTAACAACTGCTGCTATTGCAAACCTTCTGGTAGCAGTTACTAAGTCCGAGTTATCCAATGTATTGATTGTAATTTCCGATTTAAAAGCATCTTATGAGGGTGGTTCTGAAAAGCTCAATTCTGCAATTGCAAATATTTCCAAAGAAGTTGGTAGAACGGCATTAAATTTAGAACCTGTAAAACTCAACACAGATGAAATCTATCATATTCTACGAAAAAAACTTTTTCAAACAATTCCAGACATTGCAGAAATAAAAGAAATTGCGAATGCTTATGGGAAGGAAATTCAAAAAGCATATCAGATGGAGTATCTTACCAGACCATACCATGAATTCTCTGCTCATGTGGAACAGTCTTATCCATTTCATCCATCTGTTAAGGATCTATATGCAAGGTTTAAAGAAAACTCAGGCTTTAACCAGACAAGAGGATTAATAAAATTATTACGTTCTGTTGTTGCTTCTATTTTTAGCGAAAAAAGAAAAAATGAAAAAATATATTTACTTTCTCCTCAACATTTTGATCTCAATGATGATGTTATATATAATCAGGTAGTTAACATTAATGAATCTTTGAATAATGCGATTAGTAAAGATATTGCAGCAAAAGGAAATTCTCAAGCAGAAGAATTGGACTCCGGTAAGGATAGAAAAGATCATAAAGATACTGCAACAATCATATTTATTTCTTCACTTGCAAATATTCCAAATGCTGTTCGTGGATTACATGAATATGAAGTTTTGCTTTATCTATGTGAACCTGAAAGAGACATCACATTTATAAAAAACTCAGTTCTTTCGGCACTAAGAACGAATTGCTGGTATTTACATTTAGACAGGGAAGGAAGGTTTTTATTCAAAGATACTCAGAACATTCTGGCAGGTATCAATACAAGAATACAGAGCTATAATCCGGAAACAAACCGAAAAGAACTACGGAAAATGTTAAAAAAACTATTCAATCCAGAAGTTGGTGATGTTTATCAAGAAATTCATGAATTAAAAGATTTAACCAGTATTCAACTAAACTCTGAAAAAGTATCATTACTTATTTGTGAACCCAAACCGGAAGGTGGAAATCATCCTGACATTAATGAGTTTTATGAAAATCAGTTATTTAAAAATAGAGTGTTATTCCTTACAGGTGAAAAATCCGGAATGGATTCTTTATTAAAACAAGCAGCAAGAGTCAAAGCAATTCATGAAGTGATTGATGATATGGATAGAGAAAGCATTCCTAAAACAGATCCCCAATATAAAGATGCTTTCGAATTAAAAGACAAGTTTTATGCTAATTTCTATAGTGCAACAAGAGAAACCTTTACCTTGTTGATTTTCCCTTTTTCAACCGGTTTACGTAATGCGGACATTACCATGCAATTTTCTGAAAACCAGTATAATGGCGAGGAGCAAATCCGTTCTGTTCTTTTAGAAAAGCAAAAATTTACCAATGATATTGATAGTGATACATTTAGAAAAAAATGTGAGACAAGACTTTTTACCCATCAGCAAATGGAATGGAAGGAAATAAAAAATCGGGCAGCCACACAAACAGGCTGGCAATGGCATAAGGATGATACTCTTGACAAGCTTAAAGATAAAATGCTTCGCCAGGACAAATGGAGATTGCAGGGGAAATACTTAGATAAAGGACCGTTTCCTCCACCAGAAACTCGAGTTATTGTTGAACAAGTAAGAAGAGATGAAAAAACAGGTGCATGTACCTTGAAACTAAAACCTGAAAATGGTGATAAAGTTTATTATGAATACAATAAAGAACCAACAAGCTCATCCAGTCAAATAATAGACTTCACTGCATTTCCTACATCAGAAATGAATGTGTATTTCTTATGTATTGACTCTTATGGCAAACATCCCCAGGGAAAGGTAGAACACTGGCAAAACGAATTGAAGTTGAAGTATAAAAAAATTCAAACCGGTGGTTTATTATCAGTAGAATTAGAATCAATACCATCATCTTCAGAAATTACTTATACTTTAGATGGTTCGAATCCACTTGAATTAGGCACAACATATTCTGAACCTTTCAAAATTGAATCCAGTTGTCTTTTGCTGGCTATAGCAAAAAAAGATGGAATTTTATCAAATAACCTATCTGTTCGCTTAGATCCGGCTACCAATCAGGATGAGTTTGAAATTGATAAAACAAAAGAACTACTATGGGATAAGAAATATTCTTTTACTGAAACATCTGAAGTTTTTGCTTATATCGATAAGCTAAAAAAAGAGAGTATTTTAGTTTCCAGAGTGGAAATTTATATTAGTACAGAAAATTCTGATGATTGGATTGATATAAATTATGGTAAAAGAAGTTTTATATCCGGAGAAAAGCTGGAAAAGGTAGTGAATGCCCTTAGAGAATCGCTGAATGGAGGATTTAGTAAGGTTTCGCTCGATGTATTTCATATGAAGTTTAAAGATGGACAATCTTTTCTGGACTGGGTGAATAGCGAAAAGGCAGAATACAAAGCAGAGGAAATCCAACAATGA
- a CDS encoding DUF3780 domain-containing protein: MKQEASALSFLKFGARIEEITHHFAINLGNRRGPFVYISEHFEVFENEERRKLEYTLKPEDPKMKVVLPYDKWKEIEEPVCFTLNQSLKRAGLKKSRFKAGINALPRLLGKEVILLCWAIEEVELDLIPIAIRNWQGLQPEERWWLFTMTNAASGQAVKDRSRGWRKAVRYALTENPVSE; encoded by the coding sequence ATGAAACAAGAAGCATCAGCATTATCCTTTTTAAAATTTGGTGCCAGGATAGAAGAAATAACACACCATTTTGCTATCAATTTAGGGAATCGTCGTGGTCCTTTTGTGTATATTAGCGAACATTTTGAAGTATTTGAGAATGAAGAAAGAAGAAAATTGGAATACACCTTAAAACCGGAAGATCCAAAAATGAAAGTAGTGCTTCCCTATGACAAATGGAAGGAAATTGAAGAACCAGTTTGTTTCACATTGAACCAGAGCTTAAAGCGAGCAGGATTAAAAAAATCAAGATTTAAAGCCGGTATTAATGCTCTTCCAAGACTCCTTGGTAAAGAAGTGATTTTACTCTGCTGGGCGATAGAAGAAGTAGAGTTGGATTTAATCCCTATTGCTATTAGAAATTGGCAGGGCTTGCAACCGGAAGAACGCTGGTGGCTTTTTACTATGACCAATGCCGCAAGTGGACAGGCTGTCAAGGATAGGAGTAGAGGCTGGCGAAAAGCGGTGAGATACGCTCTAACAGAAAATCCGGTGTCGGAATAA